Proteins encoded by one window of Bacteroidia bacterium:
- a CDS encoding aldo/keto reductase, with product AWVLKNPHVSTVILGASKSPQLAETLQALEVVDQLTPEVMEKIELVLQNKPKAPVF from the coding sequence TTGCCTGGGTTTTGAAAAACCCCCATGTAAGTACGGTGATATTAGGTGCAAGCAAATCCCCTCAATTGGCCGAAACTTTACAGGCATTAGAGGTTGTTGATCAATTAACACCTGAGGTTATGGAAAAGATAGAGCTGGTTTTGCAAAACAAGCCCAAAGCGCCGGTATTTTAA